The genomic DNA TGCACCTTCGACCGCGGTCAGGCGTCGCACAAGGTCAATCTCTTCGACATGCACATGAAGTACGCGGACGTCGTGTCGCTGGAGGAGACGCTCGACTACGTTCGGGGCCTGTCGGACAACCTGTACGCCCCGGCGCTCTAGCGTCCGGGACGGCGCTTTGGGCCTGCGAGGCGTTCGGTTCCATGAGCGAGATCGCACGGCACATCGACGGGTTCGGCGACTACCTGCGGGACCAGGCGCGCTTTTCTCCGCACTCGGTCAAGGGCTATCTGACCGACGTGGAGGGTTTCCGCCTGTACCTGGAGGAGAACGGCCTGGACACCGGGGACGGTGGGGACGCCGCCCTGCGCGCGGTCAACAACCGCTGGGTCCGGGGCTACCTCAAGACCCTCTACGACACCCGCAAGAAGAGCACCATCGGACGCAAGCTCGCGGCCTTGAAGGGGTTTTTCCGCTATCTCCTGCGCGAGGGCGTGATCGACCGGGATCCGCTGGTGGGGTTCTCCAACCCCAAGCAGGAGGCGCCGCTGGTGACGTTCCTGTCCGTGGACGAGGCATTCCGGGTGTTGGGCTGCCTGCCCGACGAAGGGATCCTCCCGGCCCGTGACCGCGCCATCATGGAGGTGCTGTACTCCTCCGGCGTCCGGGTGAGCGAGCTGGTAGGGCTCGACTGGCGCGACGTGGACTTTTCCCTGGGCGTGCTCAAGGTCTTCGGCAAGGGGTCCAAGGAGCGCATCGTGCCGGTGGGCGAGGTGGCGCTGAAGGCGCTGCGCGACTACGCGGAACACCAGCGGGAGCGCTGGGAACGCAGCGCGCGCGGGGAGGAGCCGGTGTTCCTGAACAATCTCGGCGGCCGCATCACCACCCGCAGCGTCGCGCGCATCGTCGAGAAGTACCTGCGGCTCGCCGGCATCCCCGTGCGCATGGGCCCGCACGGCCTGCGCCACACCTTCGCCACACACCTCCTGAACGCGGGCGCCGACCTGCGCTCGATCCAGGAACTGCTGGGCCACGTGAGCCTCTCCACCACCCAGCGCTACACCCACGTCAACCTCGACCAGCTCACCGCCGTGTACGACCGCGCGCATCCCAGGGCGTGAACCTTGCCTGGTCGCACCCGTAGCCGCGCCCCCACCCTGTTTTGCGGCGCTGCCCGTACAAGGGCCTGCGAAGTCGGGGGATTCGTGCTAGACTGCCGTGTTCGGGCGCGTGCTGCGATTGTCGCGCCGGCAGACAGGGTCACGGAACC from Deltaproteobacteria bacterium includes the following:
- a CDS encoding tyrosine recombinase XerC, which translates into the protein MSEIARHIDGFGDYLRDQARFSPHSVKGYLTDVEGFRLYLEENGLDTGDGGDAALRAVNNRWVRGYLKTLYDTRKKSTIGRKLAALKGFFRYLLREGVIDRDPLVGFSNPKQEAPLVTFLSVDEAFRVLGCLPDEGILPARDRAIMEVLYSSGVRVSELVGLDWRDVDFSLGVLKVFGKGSKERIVPVGEVALKALRDYAEHQRERWERSARGEEPVFLNNLGGRITTRSVARIVEKYLRLAGIPVRMGPHGLRHTFATHLLNAGADLRSIQELLGHVSLSTTQRYTHVNLDQLTAVYDRAHPRA